The sequence below is a genomic window from Campylobacter concisus.
AGCGGTAGGGGTGTTTTTACGGGTAGTTGCAACCAAAGTGGCACGCTAACCCTAAAACTTCTACAACATAGTGAGGATTGTAAATTTTTACAAGACCTTTATAATCAACAGCGTACAGAGTTTAAAAACTTTAGCCCTATGACAATGGAGTTTAAGGACACGCTAAACGGCGATGAGCTAAGTGGGCTAAATGGCTTTTTCGTAAATGACGGCGGACTAAAAAGAGGTGACGCTCACAACCCAACCGAGTTTAAAATCGCCTTTGAAAGAATAAGCAAACGCTTAGAAAATGGAGCTGGTAACTAATGCAAACATACGAGTTAATCATAAATTCAAATAAATACGTTTTAAGAAGTGCTAATTTTTTTGAGACCAAAACGCAGTTGCAAAGCCTTTTGGGGCTAGCCAAAGACGCTATCAAAATGCAGGGTGAGGACGTAAATATTGACGTAGGGCAAATTATAGCTAATATAGGCAGTGCAGCGTTTAGCGGCGTAGAAAATTTTATTTTGAAATACGCTAGCGTGATAAACGCAGAGGGTGGCGAAATACTATTAAGAAATGTTAGCCAAGCCGAAACGCATTTTAACGCCAACAGAGGCGATTATGCTCAGCTTATTTTAGAGGGGTTAAAATACCATTTTTTAGACTTCTTGCCCGCTGGGGCAAAATCCTTAACGGGTATAACAGCCTACCTAAACAAAGTGTAAAAGGCGACCTTGAAATAGATTGGATAATGTGGCTACCGATTGTTAAAGGTTACGCCACGCTAAACGATCTACGCACCGTCTACGACTTCGAGGACGGTATCGCAATGCACGAGGTTATTATCGAGCTACTAAACGAGGAACGTCGAGCCTTAGAAAAACAATAAGGCTCACTCCTTTATTTTCTACACACAAGCCGAACCCATTATTAAAATTTGCTCTAATATGCCCTTAAAAGGATATATAGTGCTATTAGATGAATTTCTTTATAAGATCGGATTTGATGTTGATAGTGGCAAGATAAAGCAGATAGAGCAAGGGTTAAAAAATGTCTCTAGCATAGCTAAACAAACAGCCCAGCCTATTAGCGACGCGGTAAAAGCTGGCATGGAAAGAAATGCCGAGCTAATAGCAAAATTAGAGCAAGCCAAAAATAAAGGCGTAGAGTGGTGCGAGGAAGCTAAAGAGCAAGCCGAGGAACTCGCTGCAGGTTTTCATGAAGTGGCAGAAGCAGAGGAAAAGGTCGGCGAGAAAGCAAAAGAAGCAGCGAAAGAGACTAAAAAACTAACCGAAAAAAAGCCAGCTATTGGGCTAAAACAAGAGTTTGACGGGATAAGAAACAAGTTTTTACTAATCGGTGCAGCAGCAACGGCAGCAAGTGGGCTAATAGCAAATTATCTAACCGTGCCACTTCAAAATATCCAAGAGCTAGCTAAGCAAAAAAATAAATTGTTTAATATAACCCAAGCCGAAATAGATCAGGCAAAAGAATACCAAGACCGCTTGCAAGAAAGTAAGACGGCAATGCAGTCTATTACTACGCAAGTAGCATTAAAATTAATCCCAGTCGTCAATCAAAGCCTAAAAGGTTTTAACAACTTTCTAAAAGCAAATAAGGCGCTGGTGGTCGAGGGATTAACTAATGTCTTTAAGTGGATATTGAAGCTAGGGCAAGTATTTACAAACACGTTTAGATTTTTAAATAAAGTAATAAATAGCACGATAGGCTGGAAAGCAGCGCTATTAATTCTTGTTGGTGTCTTAGCGGTCGTTAAGCGTGCAATGCTAGCGGCGTTTTTAACCAACCCGATCGGCTGGGTAATTATACTAATAGGCGGTCTTATTTTACTAATTGATGATCTAATGACCTATTTAGACGGCGGCGAAAGTTTATTTGGCGACTATTGGAAGCCTTGTATCGAGTGGGGCAAAAAAGCCATAGCGTTATATAAAGAAATCGAACCAACGATTAAAGAAGTTTGGGATTTTGTGGTTAATTTTATTACTGAAAGCGTAAATGCAATAATTGCTCTCTTTGAAGTGTTATATGGCATTTTTACGGGCGATTGGGAGCTAACAAAAAAAGGTTTTAAAGACGTGGGTGACGCTATCCTTAAGGCCTTTGAAGTGCCATTTAAATGGATTAAAAAACAATATGACGAGTACATAGCCCCGATTATCAACGCCGTTAAAAATTTTGATATAGGTCAGACCGCTAAAGATATGTGGGAGGGAACAAAAAATTTATTTGGCTTTGGCAACGATACACCAAAAGCAGCACTAGCGACGCAATACGCAGATAACAATCGAACGAATACATACAATAGTGGAGATATAACAAATACATACAACATAACAACCCAAAATCCTGAAATGGTTGAGCGCATAATGCAAAAACAAAATCAATTAAATTTAGCAGCTGCTTATCATAATGTGGGAGGTGGCTATTAATGATTGAAGTAACAAGCCGTAAGATAGGCACGTTTAGATTAGATGCAACCGAGCAAGAAAACAATAAAAGCACGCTTCGCACTACCAAAAACCCTATTGAAAGCGGTGCAAATGTGGCAGACCACGCCGTATTAGAGCCGAAAGAAATAACAATCAAGGGCAAAATAGTGGCTTATGAGCCACCTAGCTTTACACAATTTGACGAGATTATGCAAGTAGTCCGTTTTAACCTGCCATATATAAAAACCGCTCATCGTTTTACCCAAAAGGCATACAAACTCTACAACAATGTAAAGCATATAAAAAACGAAGCGATGCGATACGCTAGGATTTTTGGCGTTGATAAGAAAATACGCGAAATAGCACCATTTTTAACTGACGGAAAAGAGAATAAGGACAACAGCGCCGCTAAAAATAGACTACAAAGCCTATATAAAAAGCTTTTGGAAGTGCAAAAGAGCGGCGAGTTTTTGATCGTAACAACAGGGTTAAAAACATATAGGAATATGCTAATTACAAGCATAGAGGTAACCACTGAAAGCGATCTATACGCTGATGTTACGCTCACGCTCGAGGAGGTTTTTATAGTAGAAACAAAAACAGCTAAAGGGCTAAACGTAGGTAAAAGAGGTGTAAATTTAGGCAAGACCGAGCCAAAACAAAAGAAAACAAGCCTTTTAAAGGATATATTTTGATTTACGAAATACCAACAACACACGAGTTAAAACAAACGCAAAATTTTAACATATTTGATATGGAACTAGAGCTAACTCTCAAATATAACGAAGTTGGCGCAGTTTGGCAATTTGATTTAACCGATCTAAATGCAAATAAAATTTTGGTTTTTAACAAAGGCTTGGCGGTTAATGCTCCTAGTCTTATTAATAAAAACCTACCTTTTGTTTTAATGCTAGTTGATACCACAAAAAGTGGCGTTAATTGCGTAGATTTTAGCGAGCTAGGCGAACGCTTGAAGCTTTACGCCGTAAGCAAAAAAGAGTTTAACACAGCAATGAGTGAGATAGCAAAGGATAGGACGTGAGGCAATATGGCAGACGCTACCGCTTAGAAATAGGCAATAATAAGCAAAGCATAGTGATAGACAACCTCGCAATTAGTTTTAGCATCGAAAAAACGATAAGCGAAGAGCCGAATACTAGCAAAATAGAAATTTATAACCTAAATACCAACAATCGCAACCAAATAGCGAATAAGATTTTTAACCAAGTGAAATTATTTGCAGGCTATGACGAGCCGAGATTAATTTTTGCGGGGCAAATAACGCAGGCTTACACTAGCCGTAATGATTTAGATTTTATTACGCATATTGAGTGCGGCGACGGGCAAAATGACTATTCAAAATCTAGGGTATACACGACGCTAAAAGCTGGCGTAAAAGATAGCGATGTAGTAAATATGTGCGTTAAAGCAATGTCAAGCTCAAAGCAAGGCGTGGTGGATTTGCCGAAAGATAAAGCCCTGCCAAGGTGCAAAGTATTGAGTGGCGATATAAAGGATTATTTAAAGCACGTAGCCAAAAATAACGACGCTAACTGGCATATATTAGATGGCAATTTAAATATTTTACCAAAGAACAAAATTTTAAACGATAGCGAGGGCTTTGTTTTAAGCGAACAAACCGGGTTGATTAATAGCCCAGAAAAAACTGACGACGGACTAAGGGTTACGTGCTTATTAAACCCAAAACTAAATATTGGCTCGCTAGTGTGTATACAATCAATTTTAAGTGAATATGACGGCGATTATAAGATCACCCAGCTAACACATAGTGGCGATTTTCTAAACGATACGTGGCAAACGGAATTAATCGCAATAAATGGAAAATTTAATAAAGTAGAGAAAAAATGAACAATCCAAATTTAACGCAGATTTTTGATAGCGGATTATTAAGCTTTGAAGCAGGGGTGCATACGGCGCTACCTGCTAAGGTGCTTAAATTTAACGCAGGCGATAATACGGTGCAAGTCGAACTAATGATAAACGAGCTAAAACGTGACGGCGTGAGCGTGCCATTACCTCCGATAGATGATGTGCCAGTGCAATTTTTTAGGGGTGGCGATTTTGTGATTACTACGCCGATAAGAAAGGGCGATCACGGACTTTGTGTATTTGCTGAGCGTTGCATTGATGGCTGGTTTGCTAGTGCAGCAAAAAGTGAGCCACTAGATTTTAGACTACACGACTACTCGGACGGCTTCTTTTTAACTGGCTTTAGCCCACGACCAGAGGCGGTTAAAGATGTGGATTTAGACGGCGTTTGCATGCGAACACTAAGTAAAAGCACCTACCTAAAACTAACCGAGGGGAAAATCATAATCAAGGGCAACATAGAGCAGACGGGCGACTACAAACAAATAGGGAATAAAAACCTAGTTGGCAATTTTTCACAAGTCGAGGGCAATAGTATAACTAATGGCACAATGACGGCTAAAGATGTGATCGCTAGTGGGGTGAGTTTAAAAAACCATACGCACGGTGGCGATAGTGGTGGCACAACCACACAACCAAACCAAGGGGAGTAAGTGAAAGTAAGGGCGATAGATAGCGAGGGCGATTGGTTACTAAGGCATAAAGCGGATAGTGCTGCAATAGCCCAAAACGTTAAAACGCAAATTTTAAGCCTTTACAATGACTGGTTTTTGGATTTTGAAAATGGTGTTAGGTGGTTTAACTATTTATCAAAAAATCCCAACACAGACAAAATGCGAGATGAAATAAAAAGGCAAATCTTAAGCGTTGAGGGCGTTAGTAGTTTAGAGATTTTAAACATAAACCTAAACGAACGCAAGGCAACTATTGAGGTGCAATATAGGGATATTTACGACGAAAGCCAAAGGTTATATATAAATGCGAGTGAGTGAAAATAGAATAATAATTGATGAATTAGAGACTATAAAAGAGCGTTTAGAAAATGGCTTCAAGGCGATTTACGGCGAAAATTTAGAGTTAGGATCATCAACACCAGACGGGCAAATGATTGGACTATTTAGCGAAGCATTAAGTGAGGTCAATCAAGTGCTTACTTTTATCGTACAAATGTTAGATCCATACTTAGCGACTGGCGAGTGGCTAGACCAGCGCGTAGCTTATGCAGGGCTTTTAAGAAAAACGGCAGATTATAGCAGAGCTAGTGGCGTTACAATACATGGAGCTAGTGGAACAACTATCAAAAAAGGCACAATTTTAAAAGATAAAAACAGCGATTTGTGGGTAACTGACTATGAAGTAACACTAGGGGCAGAGGGGTCAAAAGCCGTTAGCGTAACTAGCCAAGAAACAGGAGCGTTTATCCTAAACGAGCAAGACGAGCTAGAAATGCAAGAGATAATCCTAGGCGTCGATAGAATAGTAGCTACTAAAAACTCAACACTAGGGGCTGATGAGGAAAGCGACGGCGAACTTTTGCTTAGATTTATGCAAAGCCATAGCATAAACAACAACGACGAGCGCCAAGGGCTAGAGAGTTACCTGCTTAACCTAAAGGGCGTAAAACAATGCAAGGTTTTAGAAAACTACACTAACCAAACAGACGCTAACGGAGTAGAGCCACATAGCCTAAATGCTATTGTTTTAGGTGGCGACGATACAGCAATAGGCGAGGCGATTTTAAGAAAAAAAATAGGCGGCTGCGGCGTACAAGGACAAACAAAACTAGAAATTGAGTTTTTAGGTGCTAAGCGTGAGGTTAAATTTGACCGCCCAACGCAGATAAACCCTAGAATATTTTTGCGTATAAAACGCACAGAGGGCGCAACGGATATAAACACCGATAAAATTAAAGAGCTACTATCTAGCCATGTTTTCAATATAGGTGAGGACGTTTATATTAGCCGCTTATATAGCATAATAAACGACGTTAAGGGGTTTGAGGTTACGCAATTTACAATAAATGGCGGACAAAGCCTGCCGGTAGCAGTGCGTGAGATATGCGTTATTAACAAAAACGATATTGATTTGGCGGTAGTGTAATGGTTGAGCTAATTTGGCAATACCGCAAAAAGTCAAGGGCTAGAGCGACCGCAAAACTTTTAAATGATGAAGTATATAAAACCTTTGACGACGCCATAAAAGTAGCCGAAATTTTGAATATTGATACAGCAAGCGGGTACGCTTTAGATTTAGTCGGTCGCCACGTAGGCGTAAGCAGAGAACAACAAAATCTTATATTAAAAGATTTTTTCGCCTTTACCCAAGCCGAGAAAAAACAAGGTTTTAATAAGGGCGAATTTTACCGCCTAGGCAACTCTTTAAAAGGTAGTTTTTATCTCAACGATAGCGATTATAGATTTTTAATAAAAGCAAAAATCATCAAAAACTACCAAACTGGGACACTAGAGAATAGCTACAAGTCGCTAGAGTTTTTATTAGGGGCTGGTAACTTCATATTTGACAATTACGATATGACCCTAAATTTAGTCTTGAAAAACGCCAAGACGACACAATTTTTAATAAACCTAATTTTTAAAAACGACATTTTAGCTCGCCCAGTAGGTGTAGGGCTAAACGTGATACTAATCGCTGACAAAAAATGCTTTGGCTTCAAGCAAAATAAAGCCAACTTGGCCTTTGGTGTTGGCAAATTTGCAAGAATATATAAGGAGCAGTAATGATATACGAAAAACCGAAAAATGAGATTTTCGCTAGTGATGCAAAAGACGGCGAAATCGTAGAGTTTCCAAATGTTAAAAGAGGCTGGGGCGTAACCGAAAATTTAGGCTTTATCCCGCCTATGGAGTATTTTAACGCCGCTTTTAACCGTGTGGATAAGTCAATTGCCTATCAATTGCAACGAGGCGTTGCCGAGTGGGATAAAGATTTAGAATACCCGGTCGGAGCGGTCGTTAGTTTAAACGGGGTTGTATATGT
It includes:
- a CDS encoding phage protein, with amino-acid sequence MARYQHDTIVLLLNGYEITAYADGSDVISIENAADAGAYTIGASGRGVFTGSCNQSGTLTLKLLQHSEDCKFLQDLYNQQRTEFKNFSPMTMEFKDTLNGDELSGLNGFFVNDGGLKRGDAHNPTEFKIAFERISKRLENGAGN
- a CDS encoding putative phage tail assembly chaperone, with the protein product MQTYELIINSNKYVLRSANFFETKTQLQSLLGLAKDAIKMQGEDVNIDVGQIIANIGSAAFSGVENFILKYASVINAEGGEILLRNVSQAETHFNANRGDYAQLILEGLKYHFLDFLPAGAKSLTGITAYLNKV
- a CDS encoding phage baseplate protein: MIEVTSRKIGTFRLDATEQENNKSTLRTTKNPIESGANVADHAVLEPKEITIKGKIVAYEPPSFTQFDEIMQVVRFNLPYIKTAHRFTQKAYKLYNNVKHIKNEAMRYARIFGVDKKIREIAPFLTDGKENKDNSAAKNRLQSLYKKLLEVQKSGEFLIVTTGLKTYRNMLITSIEVTTESDLYADVTLTLEEVFIVETKTAKGLNVGKRGVNLGKTEPKQKKTSLLKDIF
- a CDS encoding phage baseplate plug protein; the encoded protein is MIYEIPTTHELKQTQNFNIFDMELELTLKYNEVGAVWQFDLTDLNANKILVFNKGLAVNAPSLINKNLPFVLMLVDTTKSGVNCVDFSELGERLKLYAVSKKEFNTAMSEIAKDRT
- a CDS encoding phage protein, whose translation is MRQYGRRYRLEIGNNKQSIVIDNLAISFSIEKTISEEPNTSKIEIYNLNTNNRNQIANKIFNQVKLFAGYDEPRLIFAGQITQAYTSRNDLDFITHIECGDGQNDYSKSRVYTTLKAGVKDSDVVNMCVKAMSSSKQGVVDLPKDKALPRCKVLSGDIKDYLKHVAKNNDANWHILDGNLNILPKNKILNDSEGFVLSEQTGLINSPEKTDDGLRVTCLLNPKLNIGSLVCIQSILSEYDGDYKITQLTHSGDFLNDTWQTELIAINGKFNKVEKK
- a CDS encoding Gp138 family membrane-puncturing spike protein, translating into MNNPNLTQIFDSGLLSFEAGVHTALPAKVLKFNAGDNTVQVELMINELKRDGVSVPLPPIDDVPVQFFRGGDFVITTPIRKGDHGLCVFAERCIDGWFASAAKSEPLDFRLHDYSDGFFLTGFSPRPEAVKDVDLDGVCMRTLSKSTYLKLTEGKIIIKGNIEQTGDYKQIGNKNLVGNFSQVEGNSITNGTMTAKDVIASGVSLKNHTHGGDSGGTTTQPNQGE
- a CDS encoding baseplate J/gp47 family protein, which produces MSENRIIIDELETIKERLENGFKAIYGENLELGSSTPDGQMIGLFSEALSEVNQVLTFIVQMLDPYLATGEWLDQRVAYAGLLRKTADYSRASGVTIHGASGTTIKKGTILKDKNSDLWVTDYEVTLGAEGSKAVSVTSQETGAFILNEQDELEMQEIILGVDRIVATKNSTLGADEESDGELLLRFMQSHSINNNDERQGLESYLLNLKGVKQCKVLENYTNQTDANGVEPHSLNAIVLGGDDTAIGEAILRKKIGGCGVQGQTKLEIEFLGAKREVKFDRPTQINPRIFLRIKRTEGATDINTDKIKELLSSHVFNIGEDVYISRLYSIINDVKGFEVTQFTINGGQSLPVAVREICVINKNDIDLAVV
- a CDS encoding DUF2612 domain-containing protein, with amino-acid sequence MVELIWQYRKKSRARATAKLLNDEVYKTFDDAIKVAEILNIDTASGYALDLVGRHVGVSREQQNLILKDFFAFTQAEKKQGFNKGEFYRLGNSLKGSFYLNDSDYRFLIKAKIIKNYQTGTLENSYKSLEFLLGAGNFIFDNYDMTLNLVLKNAKTTQFLINLIFKNDILARPVGVGLNVILIADKKCFGFKQNKANLAFGVGKFARIYKEQ